A portion of the Phaeodactylum tricornutum CCAP 1055/1 chromosome 7, whole genome shotgun sequence genome contains these proteins:
- the DRR2 gene encoding diatom response regulator 2 (Two-component response regulator): IVIVDDEEAIRKAMGQHLFEKGYQVTACSDGPSALKVVRSRQLETSTENSVPDAIVSDIRMPGMSGLQLLREIREDVHIMGVPVILLTAKGLTQDRIVGYDAGADAYIPKPFDPEELVTILDNVIDRHRTLSEDKIKYMLLEKGGGGVGNGFVEATDVFLTPDEREILELLCQGLINKEIGERTFLSTRRVEQLLSGMFRKANVKNRTELVRWAISTGNVQL, from the exons CTTTTCGAAAAGGGGTATCAAGTTACGGCCTGCTCAGACGGTCCAAGTGCTTTGAAAGTGGTCCGAAGTCGACAACTCGAAACGTCTACAGAAAACTCTGTTCCAGATGCTATAGTCAGCGATATTCGCATGCCCGGCATGAGCGGCCTACAGCTGTTGAGAGAGATTCGTGAAGATGTACACATCATGGGAGTGCCAGTTATACTGTTGACGGCCAAAGGTTTAACGCAAGATCGTATTGTAGGCTACGATGCTGGCGCTGATGCCTACATTCCAAAACCATTTGATCCTGAGGAATTGGTTACAATACTGGACAACGTTATTGATCGCCATCGGACATTAAGCGAGGACAAG ATCAAATACATGTTGCTGGAAAAGGGTGGGGGTGGGGTTGGCAACGGATTCGTCGAAGCAACTGATGTCTTCTTGACTCCCGATGAACGCGAAATTCTGGAGCTCTTGTGTCAAGGCCTTATAAATAAGGAGATTGGCGAGCGCACATTTCTTTCCACTCGAAGAGTGGAGCAACTTTTGTCTGGAATGTTCCGTAAGGCAAACGTCAAGAATCGAACTGAACTCGTACGATGGGCAATTTCTACTGGTAATGTACAACTGTAG
- a CDS encoding predicted protein has product MFKAKNRFADAVVMGDEAIMAPKAHGTSNVPVQSKLRWGCDTDTADRICNFNRHYAEHSGYFEKTSFVKDASATSGEINFYDSNTGKLLFTAPKAFLIAILIYLSERTMEEFLVESRAHGWPSFRDEEVNWEFVRCLPNGEVVSVDGTHLGHNLPDGKGSRHCINLVCVAGHPAEN; this is encoded by the exons ATGTTTAAAGCTAAGAATCGTTTTGCAGACGCTGTTGTGATGGGCGATGAAGCCATTATG GCTCCAAAGGCTCATGGAACCTCAAAC GTCCCTGTTCAGTCGAAATTACGTTGGGGCTGTGACACAGATACAGCCGACCGCATTTGCAACTTTAACAG GCACTACGCAGAACACAG TGGATACTTTGAGAAGACTTCGTTCGTGAAGGACGCGAGCGCTACCTCTGGAGAAATCAATTTTTACGACTCCAATACAGGCAAGCTTTTGTTTACCGCCCCCAAAG CATTTCTGATCGCTATCTTAATTTATCTTTCAGAGCGTACGATGGAGGAGTTCTTAGTCGAGAGTCGTGCGCACGGCTGGCCGAGCTTTCGTG ACGAAGAAGTAAACTGGGAGTTTGTTCGCTGTTTGCCGAATGGCGAAGTGGTGAGTGTGGACGGAACCCATCTCGGACACAACCTG CCTGACGGGAAAGGATCCCGGCACTGCATCAATCTTGTTTGTGTCGCTGGACACCCTGCCGAAAACTAG